A single genomic interval of Romboutsia ilealis harbors:
- a CDS encoding GNAT family N-acetyltransferase, which translates to MIIKVDDTYHSKVINYLKREPDFNLFIIGDIERYGYDNYFLDIWAGIDKKGHIEGVLLRYFEYLIFYSRGKFNIDGFANLINSLNYIEISGKLDVLQKLEGKIGVNRKRIVKFCVLDDPSKLNDIEIGLKPKKIRFGNISKVAKLYGDIDEFENTTIESIKSGLRTGRGYCIEINKKVVAMAKSTLETRTHAMIVGVGTHPNFRNRGLATKCIVKICNEIINENKIPCLFYDNIEAGRIYNKLGFKEKGYWGIYYR; encoded by the coding sequence ATGATTATAAAGGTGGATGATACCTATCATAGCAAGGTTATTAACTACTTAAAAAGAGAGCCTGACTTTAACTTGTTTATAATAGGTGATATAGAACGATATGGATATGATAATTATTTTCTAGATATATGGGCAGGGATAGATAAAAAAGGACATATAGAAGGAGTGTTATTGAGGTACTTTGAATATCTTATATTTTACTCGCGAGGGAAATTTAATATAGATGGATTTGCAAATCTTATAAATAGCCTAAACTATATAGAGATAAGTGGCAAACTAGATGTTTTACAAAAATTAGAAGGGAAAATAGGTGTAAATCGCAAAAGAATAGTTAAGTTTTGTGTTCTTGATGATCCGAGCAAACTAAATGATATAGAAATAGGTTTAAAGCCTAAAAAGATAAGATTTGGAAATATAAGTAAGGTAGCTAAATTATATGGAGATATTGATGAATTTGAAAATACTACTATAGAAAGTATAAAAAGTGGACTTAGAACAGGGAGAGGATATTGCATAGAAATAAATAAAAAAGTAGTGGCTATGGCAAAAAGTACATTAGAAACTAGAACTCATGCAATGATAGTTGGAGTAGGAACCCATCCAAATTTTAGAAATAGAGGTCTAGCTACAAAGTGTATAGTAAAGATATGTAATGAAATAATAAATGAAAATAAAATTCCATGTTTATTTTATGATAATATAGAAGCAGGAAGAATATATAATAAACTGGGATTTAAAGAAAAAGGTTATTGGGGTATATACTATAGATAA
- the nifU gene encoding Fe-S cluster assembly scaffold protein NifU yields the protein MQYSDKVMEHFMNPKNVGEIENASGIGEVGNAKCGDIMRIYLDIDPETQVINDVKFKTFGCGSAIASSSMATEMVKGKTIHEALAVTNKAVAEALDGLPPVKMHCSVLAEQAIKAALIDYSKKNNIHIPELDGVVIDDDHDHHHDIEEEEM from the coding sequence ATGCAATACAGTGATAAAGTAATGGAACATTTCATGAATCCAAAAAATGTTGGAGAAATAGAAAATGCAAGTGGTATAGGTGAAGTTGGAAACGCTAAGTGTGGAGATATAATGAGAATATATCTTGATATAGATCCAGAAACTCAAGTTATAAATGATGTTAAATTTAAAACTTTTGGATGTGGATCTGCTATAGCAAGTTCATCAATGGCTACTGAAATGGTAAAAGGGAAAACTATACATGAAGCATTAGCTGTAACTAACAAAGCAGTTGCAGAAGCTTTAGATGGTTTACCACCAGTAAAAATGCACTGTTCAGTTTTAGCTGAGCAAGCGATAAAAGCGGCTTTAATAGATTACTCTAAAAAGAATAATATACACATACCAGAATTAGATGGCGTTGTTATAGATGATGATCATGATCATCATCATGATATAGAAGAAGAGGAAATGTAA
- the nifS gene encoding cysteine desulfurase NifS — MEKRRLYMDYSATTPVKKEVLDEMMPYFTENFGNASSFHTFGREAKTALDKARGQVANLINAKPNEIYFTAGGTESDNWAIEGVAFAHRSKGNHIITSKIEHHGVLHICEYLEKHHGFEVTYLDVDAEGRVKLDELEKAIKDTTILISIMFANNEIGTIQPIKEIGEIAKKHNVLFHTDAVQAAGNVPIDVKELNVDLMSMSSHKIYGPKGIGALYIKTGTKLHSFVHGGAQERRRRAGTENMPSIVGYGKAAELAKTNMDEHIERLTSLRTKLIDGILEKIPYTRVNGSLEDRLPGNVNFSFEFIEGEGILLMLDMLGIAASSGSACTSGSLDPSHVLMAIGLPHEIAHGSLRLSIGDFTTEDDIDYIIEKLPAVIERLRMMSPLYDAVIKQK; from the coding sequence ATGGAAAAAAGAAGATTATATATGGATTATTCTGCGACAACTCCTGTGAAAAAAGAAGTTCTAGATGAAATGATGCCATATTTTACAGAAAACTTTGGAAACGCATCTAGTTTTCATACATTCGGAAGAGAAGCAAAAACTGCTTTAGATAAAGCTAGAGGGCAAGTAGCTAATCTTATAAATGCAAAGCCTAATGAAATATACTTTACAGCTGGTGGAACAGAAAGTGATAACTGGGCGATAGAAGGTGTTGCTTTTGCGCATAGAAGTAAAGGAAATCATATAATAACATCTAAAATAGAGCATCATGGAGTGCTTCATATATGTGAATATTTAGAAAAACATCATGGATTTGAAGTAACTTATTTAGATGTTGATGCTGAAGGTAGAGTTAAATTAGATGAACTTGAAAAAGCAATAAAAGATACTACTATACTGATAAGTATAATGTTTGCAAATAACGAAATAGGAACAATACAACCAATAAAAGAAATTGGTGAAATAGCTAAAAAGCACAATGTATTATTCCATACGGATGCTGTTCAAGCAGCAGGTAATGTGCCAATAGATGTTAAAGAATTAAATGTAGATTTAATGAGTATGTCTTCACATAAGATATATGGTCCTAAAGGAATAGGTGCTTTATATATAAAAACTGGTACAAAACTTCATTCTTTCGTTCATGGTGGAGCGCAAGAAAGAAGAAGAAGAGCTGGTACTGAGAATATGCCATCTATAGTTGGATATGGAAAAGCAGCAGAACTTGCTAAAACTAATATGGATGAGCATATTGAGAGACTTACATCTTTAAGAACTAAATTAATAGATGGAATACTTGAAAAGATACCTTACACAAGAGTAAATGGTAGCTTAGAAGATAGATTACCAGGAAATGTTAACTTCTCATTTGAATTTATAGAAGGGGAAGGAATATTATTGATGTTAGATATGTTAGGTATTGCTGCATCAAGTGGATCAGCTTGTACATCAGGATCACTTGATCCATCACATGTTTTAATGGCTATAGGATTACCTCATGAGATAGCACATGGGTCATTAAGACTTTCAATAGGTGATTTTACAACAGAAGATGATATAGACTATATAATAGAAAAATTACCAGCAGTTATAGAGAGATTAAGAATGATGTCTCCTTTATATGATGCTGTAATAAAACAAAAATAA
- a CDS encoding ROK family protein codes for MYKIGIDIGGMSIKAGIVANGEIIQREVKETNQSGGLDNIIDDITELVNKLLAKCELDINNIDSIGIGFPGVVTNEGRVTCVNIGLENASIIPKLQERLKGTIVRAGNDANVAALAEYVYGSMKGYNSGVMITLGTGIGGGIVIDGKLITGSNGIGAEIGHTMVATNYYDCNCGNNGCFETFCSATAIIKYAQKLLQEGRNTIIRDMCKNTLENITAKMVFDAYKENDQVAVEIINRFKKYLAMGIGNIVNFIDPAVISVGGGVSNASDIILDGLSEEVKKHLPLKQTKIGDIVIAKFKNDAGIIGASAL; via the coding sequence ATGTATAAAATAGGAATTGATATAGGTGGAATGAGTATAAAAGCAGGTATTGTGGCTAATGGGGAAATCATTCAAAGAGAAGTTAAAGAAACTAATCAATCTGGTGGTTTAGATAATATTATAGACGATATAACTGAATTAGTTAATAAGTTGTTAGCTAAATGTGAATTAGATATAAATAATATAGATTCAATAGGCATAGGATTTCCAGGGGTTGTTACAAACGAAGGTAGAGTAACCTGTGTTAATATAGGTCTTGAAAATGCATCAATAATACCTAAGTTACAAGAACGCTTAAAAGGAACTATTGTACGTGCAGGTAATGACGCAAATGTGGCAGCACTTGCTGAGTATGTTTATGGAAGTATGAAAGGTTATAATAGTGGAGTTATGATAACATTGGGAACAGGAATAGGCGGAGGTATAGTTATAGATGGCAAATTAATAACGGGTTCAAATGGAATAGGTGCTGAGATTGGTCATACTATGGTTGCTACTAATTATTATGATTGCAATTGTGGAAATAATGGATGCTTTGAAACTTTCTGTTCAGCTACAGCTATAATAAAATATGCACAGAAATTATTACAAGAAGGTAGAAATACTATAATAAGAGATATGTGCAAAAATACTTTAGAAAATATAACTGCTAAGATGGTATTTGATGCATATAAAGAAAATGACCAAGTAGCAGTTGAAATTATAAATAGATTTAAAAAATATTTAGCTATGGGAATAGGAAATATAGTTAATTTTATAGATCCAGCAGTTATATCAGTAGGCGGTGGAGTTTCTAATGCTAGTGATATAATTTTAGATGGTTTATCAGAAGAAGTAAAAAAGCATCTTCCTCTTAAACAGACAAAAATTGGAGATATTGTTATAGCAAAATTTAAAAATGATGCAGGTATAATAGGTGCATCCGCTTTGTAA
- the alaS gene encoding alanine--tRNA ligase produces the protein MQQMGLNEIRSKFLKFFESKDHYLKESASLVPHNDKSLLLINSGMAPLKNYFAGVEVPPSVRMTTCQKCIRTGDIENVGKTARHGTFFEMLGNFSFGDYFKEQSITWGWEFVTQHLNIPQEKVWVTVYEEDDEAFEIWENQIKIPKERIVRLGKDDNFWEIGIGPCGPCSELYFDRGEEYGCDNPDCKPGCDCDRYLEFWNHVFTQFDRDEEGNYGQLEHKNIDTGMGLERMACIMQGVDTIFDVDTIKHILNTVENMAGVKYGKGGKTDVSIRIITDHIRAVSFLVADGVLPSNEGRGYVLRRLLRRAARHGKLLGIKENFLYKLVDEVIKVSGEAYPELVEKENYIKKVIRIEEEKFNETIEQGMEILASYIAQLKKNGETTLSGENAFKLYDTYGFPVDLTKEILEEEHLSIDEEAFNEEMNKQRERARSARGNMDGESWKEDPLSKLDSSVASTFEGYNELENSGIIKAIVKDNEIVESAVAGDKVVVVLDQTTFYPEGGGQAGDAGLLVNKNEDIVVEVIDTKKGANNTIKHIGLVKSGMINTGEKLSTIVDKEIRMASARNHSATHLLHKALKEVLGDHVNQAGSLVTSERLRFDVTHFEAITKEELKVIEEKVNNVILESLNITCENMSINDAKNKGAMALFGEKYGDEVRVVSMGDYSIELCGGTHLTNTSQIGMFKILSEGGVAAGVRRIEAITGRAVYNYLKEKEEVISNVCSNLKTKEDSLSQKVTSLIEENKSLSKELHDMKTKMSLQAIDSVLDSKVDVNGVNLITTKFEGMDMNTLKEVADNLRDKLVSGVVVLANIVDDKLNLVVTSTKDAVDKGVHCGNIVKAIAQVAGGKGGGRPNMAQAGAPDVSKVDEALNHASEVLKSQVK, from the coding sequence ATGCAACAAATGGGATTAAATGAAATTAGAAGTAAATTTTTAAAATTCTTTGAATCTAAGGATCACTACTTAAAAGAAAGTGCTTCTTTAGTACCACACAATGATAAAAGTTTATTACTTATAAACTCAGGTATGGCTCCGCTTAAAAATTACTTTGCAGGTGTAGAAGTTCCACCAAGCGTTAGAATGACGACTTGCCAAAAGTGTATAAGAACAGGAGATATAGAAAATGTAGGAAAGACTGCTAGACATGGTACTTTCTTTGAAATGTTAGGTAACTTTTCATTTGGAGACTACTTCAAAGAGCAGTCTATAACTTGGGGATGGGAGTTTGTTACACAACACTTAAATATACCTCAAGAAAAAGTATGGGTAACTGTATATGAAGAAGATGATGAAGCTTTTGAAATATGGGAAAATCAAATAAAGATACCAAAAGAGAGAATAGTTAGACTTGGAAAAGATGATAACTTTTGGGAGATAGGTATAGGGCCTTGTGGACCATGTTCAGAATTATACTTCGATAGAGGAGAAGAATATGGATGTGATAATCCAGACTGTAAACCAGGATGTGACTGTGATAGATATTTAGAATTCTGGAACCATGTATTTACTCAATTTGATAGAGATGAAGAAGGTAACTACGGACAATTAGAACATAAAAATATAGATACAGGAATGGGTCTAGAAAGAATGGCTTGTATAATGCAAGGTGTTGATACAATATTTGACGTAGATACTATAAAGCATATATTAAATACTGTTGAAAATATGGCTGGTGTTAAATACGGAAAAGGTGGAAAAACTGACGTATCAATAAGAATAATAACTGACCATATAAGAGCTGTAAGTTTCTTAGTTGCAGATGGAGTATTACCATCAAATGAAGGTAGAGGATATGTTCTTAGAAGATTATTAAGAAGAGCAGCACGTCATGGTAAATTATTAGGAATAAAAGAAAACTTCTTATATAAATTAGTTGATGAAGTTATAAAAGTAAGTGGAGAAGCTTATCCAGAATTAGTAGAAAAAGAAAACTATATCAAAAAAGTTATAAGAATAGAAGAAGAAAAGTTCAATGAAACTATAGAGCAAGGTATGGAAATATTAGCTTCTTATATAGCACAGTTAAAGAAAAATGGAGAAACTACTTTAAGTGGAGAAAATGCATTTAAATTATATGACACTTATGGATTCCCAGTAGACTTAACAAAAGAAATATTAGAGGAAGAGCATTTATCAATAGATGAAGAAGCTTTCAACGAAGAAATGAATAAACAAAGAGAAAGAGCTAGAAGCGCTAGAGGAAATATGGATGGAGAAAGTTGGAAAGAAGATCCATTATCAAAACTAGACTCTTCAGTAGCAAGTACTTTTGAAGGATATAATGAGTTAGAAAATTCAGGAATAATAAAAGCTATAGTTAAAGATAATGAAATAGTAGAGTCAGCTGTAGCTGGAGATAAAGTTGTTGTCGTATTAGATCAAACTACATTCTACCCAGAAGGTGGGGGACAAGCTGGGGATGCTGGACTTTTAGTAAATAAAAATGAAGATATAGTAGTTGAAGTAATAGATACTAAAAAAGGTGCTAACAATACTATTAAGCATATAGGATTAGTAAAAAGTGGTATGATAAATACTGGAGAAAAATTATCTACAATAGTAGATAAAGAAATAAGAATGGCATCTGCTAGAAACCACAGTGCTACGCACTTACTTCATAAAGCATTAAAAGAAGTTTTAGGAGATCACGTTAACCAAGCAGGATCACTTGTTACTTCAGAAAGATTAAGATTTGACGTAACTCATTTTGAAGCTATAACTAAGGAAGAATTAAAAGTTATAGAAGAAAAAGTGAATAATGTAATACTTGAATCTTTAAATATAACTTGTGAAAATATGAGTATAAATGATGCAAAAAATAAAGGAGCGATGGCTTTATTCGGTGAAAAATATGGTGATGAAGTAAGAGTTGTTTCTATGGGAGACTATTCAATAGAACTTTGTGGAGGTACTCACTTAACTAATACTTCTCAAATAGGTATGTTTAAAATATTATCTGAAGGTGGAGTAGCTGCAGGTGTTAGAAGAATAGAAGCTATAACAGGTAGAGCAGTTTATAATTACTTAAAAGAAAAAGAAGAAGTAATATCTAATGTATGTTCAAACTTAAAAACTAAAGAAGATAGTTTATCTCAAAAAGTAACTTCTCTAATAGAAGAAAATAAATCATTATCAAAAGAATTACATGATATGAAAACTAAGATGAGCTTACAAGCAATAGACTCAGTACTTGATTCTAAAGTAGATGTAAATGGAGTTAATCTAATAACTACTAAATTTGAAGGTATGGATATGAATACTTTAAAAGAAGTTGCAGATAACTTAAGAGATAAATTAGTAAGCGGTGTTGTGGTACTTGCTAATATAGTTGATGATAAGCTAAATCTTGTTGTTACATCAACTAAAGATGCAGTAGATAAAGGTGTTCACTGTGGAAATATAGTTAAAGCTATAGCACAAGTTGCTGGCGGAAAAGGTGGAGGAAGACCTAATATGGCTCAAGCTGGTGCGCCAGATGTTTCTAAGGTTGATGAAGCTTTAAATCATGCAAGTGAAGTTTTAAAATCACAAGTTAAGTAA
- a CDS encoding RrF2 family transcriptional regulator: MKLSTKGRYGLKAMFQLSLNQGNSPIPLKNIASKQNISEQYLEQIFSSLKKSGLVTSVRGSQGGYLLSKEPKDITVGDILVVLEGPVSLSDCVLDEDICENSGKCVTKVVWEKMKKGIEDVINSITLQDMIDDHNKNILDNDITNLIIK; the protein is encoded by the coding sequence ATGAAATTATCCACAAAGGGTAGATATGGACTTAAAGCGATGTTTCAATTATCATTAAATCAGGGTAATAGTCCTATCCCCCTAAAAAATATAGCTAGTAAGCAAAATATATCAGAACAATATTTAGAACAAATATTTTCATCTCTAAAAAAATCTGGTTTAGTTACAAGTGTTAGAGGATCTCAAGGCGGATATTTATTATCGAAAGAACCTAAAGATATAACGGTAGGTGATATATTAGTAGTACTTGAAGGGCCTGTTTCGCTATCAGATTGTGTGCTAGATGAAGATATATGTGAAAATTCTGGTAAATGCGTAACAAAAGTTGTATGGGAAAAAATGAAAAAGGGTATAGAAGATGTAATAAATTCTATAACTCTTCAAGATATGATAGATGATCATAATAAAAATATATTAGATAATGATATAACAAATTTAATTATAAAATAG
- a CDS encoding IreB family regulatory phosphoprotein: MNKDLDYTMKFEGISEDKMSVSQALDFVNEALLEKGYNPINQIIGYLLSGDSSYITGYKNARTIIKKFERDEILEEVIQYYLNRK, encoded by the coding sequence ATGAATAAAGATTTAGACTACACTATGAAATTTGAAGGAATATCAGAAGATAAAATGAGTGTTTCACAAGCACTAGATTTTGTAAATGAGGCACTATTAGAAAAAGGATATAACCCGATAAATCAAATTATAGGATATCTTCTTTCAGGAGACTCTAGTTATATAACTGGGTACAAAAATGCAAGAACTATAATTAAAAAGTTTGAAAGAGATGAAATACTTGAAGAAGTAATCCAATATTATTTAAATAGAAAGTAG
- the tnpA gene encoding IS200/IS605 family transposase, translating to MDNNSLAHSKWNCKYHIVFAPKYRRQIIYGKIKSDIGVILRKLCDHKGVEIIEANACKDHIHMLVSIPPKLSVSQFMGYLKGKSSLMIFDRHANLKYKYGNRQFWCKGYYVDTVGRNKKAIEEYIKNQIQEDIIHEQMSLKEYIDPFTGEPVNKAKK from the coding sequence ATGGACAATAATAGTTTAGCACATAGCAAATGGAATTGTAAATATCATATAGTTTTTGCACCAAAGTATAGAAGGCAGATTATTTATGGAAAAATAAAGTCTGATATTGGTGTTATATTAAGAAAACTTTGTGATCATAAAGGTGTTGAGATAATTGAAGCAAATGCATGTAAAGATCATATACACATGCTTGTAAGTATACCACCAAAACTTAGTGTATCTCAATTTATGGGTTATCTGAAAGGAAAAAGTTCACTGATGATATTTGATAGACATGCAAATTTAAAGTATAAATATGGAAATAGACAGTTTTGGTGTAAAGGGTATTATGTTGATACAGTTGGAAGAAATAAAAAGGCAATTGAAGAATATATAAAAAATCAAATACAAGAGGATATAATTCATGAACAAATGAGTTTAAAGGAATATATTGACCCGTTTACGGGTGAGCCAGTAAATAAAGCAAAAAAATAA
- the mnmA gene encoding tRNA 2-thiouridine(34) synthase MnmA gives MKKRVMIGMSGGVDSSVAAYLLKEQGYDVIGVTMKLWQDDDDELIENEGGCCSLAAVEDARRVADRIGIPFYVLNFSDVFKQKVIEPFIDEYLNGRTPNPCIACNKHIKFDDFFNKARQIGCDYVATGHYAKIEKDEKTGRYLLKKSVTDKKDQTYALYNLTQEQLEHTLLPIGDYEKERVREIAKEIGIDVHNKPDSQEICFVKDNDYAGYVKKHSKKRIEEGYFVDTKGNVLGKHKGIVNYTIGQRKGLGIAFGKPMFVVDINAKKNTVVLGDNEDLFNKVVIAKDVNLIAFDEITEPVRVEAKIRYSAKPSPATLYKLDDNKIKLVFDEPQRAITKGQSVVMYNGDVVVGGGIIC, from the coding sequence ATGAAAAAAAGAGTAATGATCGGTATGAGTGGTGGAGTAGATAGTTCTGTTGCAGCATATCTTTTAAAAGAGCAAGGATATGATGTAATAGGGGTTACTATGAAGCTATGGCAAGATGATGATGATGAACTTATAGAGAACGAAGGTGGATGTTGTTCATTAGCTGCTGTTGAAGATGCAAGAAGAGTTGCAGATAGAATAGGTATACCTTTTTATGTATTAAATTTTAGTGATGTATTTAAACAAAAAGTAATAGAGCCATTTATAGATGAGTATTTAAATGGTAGAACTCCAAATCCTTGTATAGCTTGCAATAAGCATATAAAATTTGATGACTTCTTTAACAAAGCTCGCCAAATAGGATGTGATTATGTAGCTACAGGGCATTATGCTAAAATAGAAAAGGATGAAAAAACAGGAAGGTACCTGCTTAAAAAGTCTGTTACAGATAAGAAAGATCAAACTTATGCGCTATATAATTTAACTCAAGAACAGTTAGAACATACATTACTTCCTATAGGTGACTATGAAAAGGAAAGGGTAAGAGAAATAGCAAAAGAAATAGGAATAGATGTGCATAATAAGCCAGATAGTCAAGAAATATGCTTTGTAAAAGATAATGATTATGCTGGATACGTTAAAAAACATTCTAAAAAAAGAATTGAAGAAGGCTATTTTGTAGATACTAAAGGTAATGTTTTAGGAAAACATAAAGGTATAGTAAACTATACTATAGGTCAAAGAAAAGGCTTAGGTATAGCTTTTGGAAAACCTATGTTTGTTGTTGATATAAATGCTAAGAAAAACACTGTAGTATTAGGAGATAATGAGGATTTATTTAATAAAGTTGTTATAGCAAAAGATGTTAATCTTATAGCATTTGATGAAATAACAGAACCGGTTAGAGTAGAAGCTAAAATAAGATATTCGGCTAAGCCATCTCCAGCTACATTATACAAATTAGATGATAATAAGATAAAACTAGTATTTGATGAACCTCAAAGGGCGATAACTAAAGGTCAATCTGTTGTAATGTATAATGGAGATGTTGTGGTTGGTGGAGGAATAATCTGCTAA
- the ruvX gene encoding Holliday junction resolvase RuvX: protein MLDGRIMGLDVGDKTIGVAVSDLMGLTAQGVKTIKRVGKKKDIEALKEIIKERQVNKIVSGLPKNMNGTLGPQGEKVIKFCELLEEETGIKIEYWDERLSTVAAERTLIQGNVRRENRKGVIDMVAAVIILQGYLDRQRNF from the coding sequence ATGCTAGACGGAAGAATAATGGGACTTGATGTAGGAGACAAAACTATTGGAGTTGCTGTAAGTGATCTAATGGGACTTACAGCTCAAGGAGTTAAGACTATAAAAAGAGTAGGAAAGAAAAAAGATATAGAAGCATTGAAAGAGATAATAAAAGAAAGACAAGTTAATAAAATAGTTTCAGGGCTTCCTAAAAATATGAATGGAACATTAGGACCTCAAGGTGAAAAGGTTATAAAATTTTGTGAGCTATTAGAGGAAGAAACAGGTATAAAGATAGAATATTGGGATGAACGATTATCTACAGTGGCCGCTGAAAGAACTCTTATACAAGGTAATGTAAGAAGAGAAAATAGAAAAGGTGTAATAGATATGGTTGCAGCGGTGATAATATTACAAGGATACTTAGATAGACAAAGAAATTTTTAA
- a CDS encoding replication-associated recombination protein A produces the protein MLPLADKLRPKKIEDMVGQRHIIGKGKVLNKIIENKSIPNMILYGPPGTGKTTLANIVANTTGKKYVKLNAVNCGVKEIKEIIDENKRDLFSYNGIVLMLDEIQALNKKQQQSLLEVIEDGSVTLIASTADNPYFVIYKAILSRSSIFEFKQINQEDIIIGLKRAIDKLRENHSYDNINIEDEALEFIAQTCNGDMRSALNKLELAFNTGIDIGSNSVNITIDTIIECSSSKILSYDRGGDDGYSILSAFHKSLRGSDVDASIHYLARLIKAGDIQNITRRLLCVASEDVGLAVPQAITITEACVQSAFQLGLPEARIPLAQATIYLAQCPKSDSVVSAIDKALYDLDNINVGDIPIHLKDAHYAGAKNLGRGVDYKYPHDYPNNYIKQQYLPDEIKHKKYYIPGKNKNEMAFDNYWENIKRNK, from the coding sequence GTGTTGCCTTTAGCAGATAAATTACGTCCTAAAAAGATTGAAGATATGGTTGGTCAAAGACATATTATAGGAAAGGGAAAAGTTTTAAATAAAATTATAGAAAATAAATCTATTCCTAACATGATATTATATGGACCACCAGGTACAGGAAAGACTACTTTAGCTAATATAGTAGCGAATACTACAGGTAAAAAATATGTGAAATTAAATGCAGTTAATTGTGGAGTAAAAGAGATAAAGGAAATAATAGATGAAAATAAAAGAGATTTATTTTCGTACAATGGCATAGTTCTTATGCTTGACGAGATTCAAGCGCTAAATAAAAAACAGCAGCAATCTTTACTTGAAGTTATAGAGGATGGTTCTGTAACTCTAATAGCAAGTACAGCGGATAATCCATATTTTGTAATATATAAAGCCATATTAAGTCGAAGTTCTATATTTGAATTTAAGCAAATAAATCAAGAAGATATAATTATTGGACTTAAAAGAGCTATAGATAAGCTTAGAGAAAATCATAGCTATGATAATATTAATATAGAAGATGAAGCCTTAGAATTTATAGCACAGACATGTAACGGAGATATGAGAAGTGCGCTAAATAAATTGGAACTAGCTTTTAATACGGGTATAGATATAGGTTCAAACTCTGTTAATATAACTATAGATACTATTATAGAGTGTTCTAGCTCAAAAATATTAAGTTACGATAGAGGTGGAGATGATGGATACTCAATATTATCTGCATTTCATAAATCATTGAGAGGATCCGATGTAGATGCATCTATACATTATCTTGCTAGACTTATTAAAGCTGGTGATATTCAAAATATAACTAGAAGACTATTATGTGTTGCAAGTGAAGATGTAGGCCTTGCTGTTCCTCAAGCAATAACTATTACAGAAGCATGTGTTCAATCAGCCTTTCAATTAGGGTTGCCAGAAGCTAGGATACCACTTGCTCAAGCAACTATATACTTGGCTCAGTGCCCAAAATCAGATTCAGTTGTAAGTGCAATAGATAAGGCTTTATATGACTTAGATAATATAAATGTGGGAGATATTCCTATTCATTTAAAAGATGCTCATTATGCTGGAGCTAAAAATTTAGGTAGAGGAGTAGATTATAAGTATCCACATGATTATCCAAATAATTATATTAAACAGCAGTATTTACCAGATGAAATAAAGCATAAAAAATATTATATACCTGGTAAGAATAAAAATGAAATGGCATTTGATAATTACTGGGAAAATATAAAAAGAAATAAATGA